From the Methanomicrobia archaeon genome, the window TACCGTGCCCAGCTGCTCTAGTTCACTAATTACAGAGAGGAAAGCATCTTCGGGCACTCTAATCGTGATCTCACCACGTTTACGGCCGGTATCGGTAACGTAGGAGTAGGAATTCGAGATAAACCCGTCCGATCGTTCGACGATGGTCGTTAGTGCATCAGAACGTGCCTGGAAATCGTCTACCTCGATACACAGTGAAGCCCGCTGGATGATTTTCTGCTCGGTATCCGTACTGGCGGTGGCGGTATAAAGCGATCCCGAAGCCCCTTTCTCGGCTGGCGCGGGCACAGGCCAAAAATCAGGTGAGCTTCCTTCAGACGATTGTGAGTAATAACCAGCCGGTTCCCCAAAATCGGATACCGGAGCAAGGAAAAACCCTATCGAAGCCGAGAGTAGACAGAGCACAACGACTACCGCTATGGCAGTATTTCTTTTCATTTTGGTGACCTACAATTGGGTTCGTTTCTTCGGTTTAAAAGGGTTTGGTAAGCTACGAACAAGATTGAAGTTATACCTGAGTTCAAAAACTGGAAACACACGCACAGAATAATTGATTC encodes:
- a CDS encoding DUF4349 domain-containing protein encodes the protein MKRNTAIAVVVVLCLLSASIGFFLAPVSDFGEPAGYYSQSSEGSSPDFWPVPAPAEKGASGSLYTATASTDTEQKIIQRASLCIEVDDFQARSDALTTIVERSDGFISNSYSYVTDTGRKRGEITIRVPEDAFLSVISELEQLGTVESKQTSGEDVTEEYIDLTARLNNSERQEQRLLEILELAENVEEVLDVERELARVRGEIEQLTGRITYLDNRVEFATISVSLYEPEPITHSWGIRDAFRAAFEGFVSVIRGLIIAIGYVLPLLILIGIAWLIKAKVLPRLRSGEGGT